DNA sequence from the Treponema sp. OMZ 838 genome:
ACTGCTTGGTTCTGCGGTATACGATAAAGGAATGTTCAACCCCCTTCGTACGCTTCGCAACGCGGGCGGCATCCATCGCGGTGTTTCCCGCACCGAGGATCACGACGTTTTTCCCCAGCTTGAGCGTTTCGGGCGCTTGCTTCGCCTGTTCAAGGAATTCGATAACGTTTGCCGCCGCACCTTTTTCCAAAGTCAGCGCACTCTGCTTCCACGCGCCGATAGCAAACACAACATGGGTAAAGCCCTGTTTTTTCAGCACTTCAACGGAACGCTGTTCGCTGTTATACACGAAGGAGGCGCCGAAGGAAGATGCAAGCTCAACGTCCTGCCCGATCGACGCGGCAGGGATTCTGAACTCAGGAATGACGTACTGCACGATACCGCCAGCGCGCGCTTTCTTTTCAAATACGGTAACGTCCGCTCCGTCGCGGGTTAAGAAATAAGCGGCTGCAAGACCGGCAGGACCGGCTCCGATAACGGCAACCTTTGCTCCGTTTTTCTGCGCCGGTTTTTGTGTCTTTAGGTTTTGCTTCAAAGTTTCGATCGCATGGCGCGCCGCTTCGAGTTTAACGGCACGGATATGCACATGATCTTCATAGAAATTGCGGGTACAGCCGGTCATACAGCGGTGGTTACAAATCGTACCGGTGATGAACGGCAGCGGGTTTTTATCGGTGATAACACGGAGCGCTTCTTCGTATTTTTCCTCGCCGGTCAGCCTGATATAGGCGGGGATGTCCTGATTGATGGGACAGCCGGAAATACAGGGAGCTGCAAAGCAGTCGGCAAGCGGCACCTTTGCAGGAATCTTGAGGAACGCTTCGGGTTTGACCGATTTGCGATGGCGCGGGTTTTCAACAACGGCATTTGAAAGGCGGCGCAGTTTTTCCACATTGATGGAAAAATCCTTGTTAAACGGCTTGGCTGTCAACTCGCCGACGAGCTGCTGACAACGTGCATATCCGCCCGGCTTCAAAATCGTTGTTGCAATCGTAATGGGGCAAATTCCCGTTTCGTAAATATCGGCAATGTTAAAGTAGTCCGCACCGCCCGAATAGGAAATACGGAGCTTTCCGTTAAAGACTTCCGAGAGCTTCAGCGCAACGGCGATAGATAACGGGAACAGCGACCGCCCCGACATATACATTTCCTGTCCGGGCAGCTCCCCGCGGGCAATGTCTACGGGGAAGGTGTTGGTAATCTTAACCCCGAACATCAGTCCGCGCTTATCAGACTCCTGCAGCAAACGCTCAAGCATGGGTACCGCATCGCTGAACTGCAAATCATCTTTAAAATGATGATCGTCAAACTGAATATACTCATAGCCCATCTTGTTCATACGGTCGCGGGCAAACTCATAGCCGAGCAGTGTGGGGTTACACTTGATATAGGTATGGAGATGTTTTTCCGTGATGAGGTACATCGCGATGCGTTCGATTTCGGCAGGAGGACAGCCGTGCAAAGTGGAAAGCGTAATAGAGGTACACACCTGCGTCGGCAATCCGCTGAGGAAGGCTTCCGACACGGACGGGAACAAATCGGTATGGCTTAAAAGGTAGTCGGTACATTCCTTCCACACCGGCGTATTCGATGCGTTCCGCATCCCTTCGATAAAAGCGTCAACTTTCGGGGTCTTAATCCCTTCAAGATCGTAGCCGACGCTCATGTTAAAGATAAAACCGTCGGGGCTGCCGAGACCGTATTCCTGCGAAATCACTTTAAGCGCAAACCACGCCTTTACGTATTCGTCAAAAGCCTGCGGTACGCGCAGCTCGGTTGACCATTCGACATTGTAACATTCGTCCGCCGCATTGATACACGGCTTTGCAACCGGCAGGTCTTCTCCGTCTAACTTTTGCACAGTCTTTAGCTCGAAGAATCGGCAGCCCGCAGCATACGCAGCCACGATATTTTGCGCCAACTGTGTGTGCGGCCCCGCAGCCGGCCCGAGCGGGTTTTCAAACCGCTGCCCGAACAGCTCCAAATAGCGTTTGGAATCGGCGCGGTACAGTTTTTTAACGCCGAAAATCGTTCCTTCGGTTTGATACTCCGTTTTAATCCATTCCATCAAATTCTTGAATGGTATCGGGTTCATTCTATCACTCATACTCTATTTTCTCCCTTGTATCATCGTAAATTCGATACAAATGCAGTCCGAATAACTGCTCCGTTTGTATAAACAATCCCGGTATCCGGCAGATGCATACTCTTGTGAATACCGGTATTCTTAATTATGAATTCATAATTAAAGATGAATTTTTTCTACCTCTTCCTCAGTGAGACCGGTAACTTGCACTATCTTTTGAATAGGATCACCAAGCCGCTTTAAGATTTCGGCTGTTTCAAGTTTTGCTTGATGAGAACCTTTTTCTCGTTCATCCATCATGGCGGCAGACATAATTCGATATTCTTGCCGAGCTTGTTCACTGTTTTTTACTGCTTGGATCATATTTTCTATCCTCCCTGTAAAATCCGTTGTTACGATACCTGTCTTTACATATTTTAAGAAACCGCTTAAATCCTTATCATCAGTTTCATTAAAAGCATTTGCATTCAATATAATCTTTTTAGTACCATCTTGTAAGCAGATACTTTTATCTTCAATGCAGATATTTTCAAACGTATAAACAGGTTTGTTTTTTCCTATCATATCGAAAAGACAAATAAAAATAATGAAGCTATCACTCATCTTTTTGTATGAATAGCCTTTATCCAAAAAAGAAATATCAATTGCCGCCTGATAAAAGCGCATACGTTTCGCAAGATTATGCGTGTCTGCAACTTGCATTTCGATGTCGTAGAAAGTTCCCTTTTCATTTTGTACCGCTATGTCAAAACGTACCGATTTTGCTTGCTCATAAGTTGCAATACTGTATTGTGCCGCAAGAGCAGTAATCTTGCCGATTTTATCGGTTAAAATCATTTCAAGCAACTCTTTGCACAATCCTTCATTTTGCATAACTTTACAAAACATGAAATCGTCGGTTATGGTCAATCTATCAAAATCTTTAACCATAAGATCATCCTTTCTACATCTTCTATTCATAGCGGTGTGCACTGAGGAACTTACCTACAACCTCTTCCACAGGGCGGCGCTGACTTCCCGCGCTTTGGCAAAGACGGCTTCTTCGTCGGCGACGGTAACAACGCGATCTTTCATCAACACCTTGCCTGCCGCGATGGTCGTTACCACGTTACGGCCATTCATACCGAACAGAATGTGGCCGTTCGCGTTATCGCCATGGAGAGGTGTCAGCGGGTTATAGTCGGTAACGATTACGTCGGCATTCGCTCCCGCTTTCAAGACGCCAAGTTCACCATCAAAGTAGCGCGCGGCAATCTTTGCATTATTGGTAAACAGCATTTCAGGGATTTCCGTCCACGCGGCCGTGGCATCACAGGTGTTGTGCTTGTGCAGAATGTTCGCAACCTTGTACGATTCAAGCATATCGCTCGTATATCCGTCCGTCCCGAGCCCGATCAAAATGCCGCGCTTAAAGATTTCCAACACCGGCGGACAGCCGACTGCATTGCCCATATTCGATTCGGGGTTATGCACGACCATCGTATCGGTTTCTTTCAATAAATCCATTTCCAAAGGATTGATGTGGATACAGTGCACGGCAAAGGTGTTTTTACCGAGGATGTCAAAATCGTAGAGACGCTGTACAACCCGCTTCCCGTGTTTCTGCACCGAATCGAACACATCGGACATACCCTCCGCAACATGGATATGGTATCCTGCGCCCGCCGGAAGCTGAGAAGCGCAGTATTCGAGTGTTTTATCCGACAGTGTGAATGCGGCATGGAGCCCCATCATCGCTGCTTGCTTGGGATTTTTCTTCTTTTGACAAGCGCGGATAAATTCGGCATTTTCGGCAACCGCTTTTTTCATCTCTGCCTCGCCGTTCCGGTCGGAAACTTCATAGCAAAGGTTTACCCGCAAACCGAGCTCTTCGGCAACATCCGCAAGGGTAAAAAGACTCCCCGTTGTTTCGCCGTAGCTTGCATGATGGTCAAAAACCGTCGTTACGCCGTTTTTAATACAGTCGATCAGCGTCGTGTAAGCGCTGTACTTTGTATCCTCTAAAAGAAGGTTATTATCAAGATGCCACCACATCCCTTCCAAAATGTCCAAGAAATTCTGCGGATTGTAATTTTTTAATGCAATGCCGCGGGCAAAAGCGCTATAAATATGATGATGCGTGTTAATAAAGGCAGGCATGATGCACCGCTTTTTTGCATCGATATATTCCGCTGCGGGGTACTTTGCCCGCAATTCGGCATCGGCGCCGACTTCTTTGATTGAACTTCCCTCAATGCAAACACAGCCGTTTTCGATAAAAGGCTTGTTCGGATCGCGGGTGATAAGCATACCGTTTCCAACTAATAACATAGAATTAACCCTCCGCTGATGTTTGTACTCTTTTCAGTATCCCATAGAATCGGAGAAAACGCAAGAAAAAAACTAAAAATATTTTGGAAGGCCTAAATTTTTTTATGATTAACTGATTCTCCGCACGAATCAATATCGCTCTACAGCTGCCAGCATTCGGTAAGCCACTGCTGTACTGCCCTGAAGCGTTCAAGCATTTTATCGTGATGCCCGAACGGATCGAACACAACGGTTGTATGTGCTATCTGTATTCTAAGCGCCTGATGTACTTCTGCTGCGTATTTTGGCGCATTCTCTAACCGGTTGCCGTGTTTTCCGCCCTCTCTCTTTCCGTTCAGCAAATAGACAGCGGCATTGCTATGCAAAACTTTGTGTTCACGGCAGTATTCCGGAAATCCGGGATACCAAAACGAACCGCAAAGGGAAAATATGTACGGTATATCGGTATATTCGAATAAACTCCACACGGCAGCTAAGCCACCGAGGGAATGGCCCCCATATGCAAGCCTCGAATCGTCAAGGGGATATTTAGTTTTGAGTTCGGGCAGTAGTGTCTTGAACAATAGATGATGATATTCCGCGCCCTTGCCGCCAAAAGGAGAACAATCGGTGCGGAATGACTCGGCAGCCCATGGTGTATAGTCGTCAAATCGGTTGCGTGCGTGCAGCCCGAACAAGAAAATACTCGGGGCAAGTGACTCCAGATATTCAATCTGTCCGTCGTTGACAAAAACCGCAGGATAACGGTACTGCAGGTTATATTCTGCAGGTTCCGACACGGTAATGTCTATACCGGACAGACTGATATGGTTCGTTATATCGCGTTTCGTACTGAAGCTACTTCCGCAGGAAGGCATCAACAGCTTCCAAGGCATTCAGCACAGCCGTACCATAGTCCATCAGCTCATCATAAGAAATCGTCATAATTTTATGCTGAGCAATAGCGGGTACGTCAACTAGTACTACATTTGCTTGCAAAGACGAAACCGCATTTGCGTCTAATTTTTTATTCCGGTCGCTCGTTACATAGATGATCAGTTCAGGATTCATAGTTATCAGATTTTCTGTCGTAAGCCCTGACGTACCCGTTGCAATATTGGTATAACCGAGTACATTCAGGAGACTTTCTTGCAATGCAGATTTATACGCCCCGAACGTTGTGCCATTATATGCACACATAATAAGCGCCTTCTTAAAAGAAGTCCCCTTTGTTGAAATATGTTGCAGCACAGCATTCAAACGTTGTTCGAGTTGCTTTGCATACGCTTCTGCCTTGTCCTGTACATTAAAAATAATGCCAAGATTTCTCACATCTTCGATAATATTTTGAAGGTCTTGCTTGATATTTAAAACCGAAGCTTTTTGTGCATATATCGGGATACCGTTTTCATTCCAAAAGCCCACCGTACCCAAAGACTTTTCGGAAAACATCATGTTTCTACCGAGCACTGCATCCGGTTCATACGAAAATACCACTTCCCGGGAAACGGTTTTCTTATTCCCGATATGAGGGATAGAATCGATCGCTTTCTTATGCTTACCGGTCACTGCATTATCCGGATCCAGCATACCGATAATACGATCCTGCAAGCCGAGTTCAATCAGCATTTCCGTCATTGAAAGATTATTGGTAATAACCTTTTTAGGCGCTTGCTTAAAGACCTGTGTTATTACTTTGCCATCTTTGTCATAGGTGGTAACGCTGACCGGATATGCCGTTTCCGCACTCACTGCGGCAGCAAGAAAAAGAGCCAATGCAATACTAATACATTGCTTCATTTGAATAACCTCCTGAGAGTTGTGTGACTCTCTAAAAACTGAGATATAGATTTTTAGAGATGCCGATGTCTTTTCTATCTATCAAAGATAGCATAGCCAAAGATATTATAGCGGCCCCCTATAGTGAATCATCGCCTGCGAATCCTCTGTCCAGCTGATATTGCAGCGAACACCGTAGATCGTCAGCATGGATTCTTCGGTAATAGTTGTGCGAGGACTTCCTTCATATAAAATATCCCCGTCTTTCATCAAATACAAATAATCCGAATACCGGCATGCCAACTGTATATCGTGCAGCACAGCCAGTACGTTAATCCGTAAATCTTTTACAATCTGCAATATCTCCAGCTGATATTTTATATCCAAATGGTTGGTCGGTTCATCCAGCAATAAGAGAGAAGGTTGCTGAGCGATTGCACGGGCAAGCACAACCCGCTGTTTTTCTCCCCCTGATAGCGATTGATACGGCTGATCTTTTCGAGTCAACATCCCGACCTTTGCCAGTGCATCCTGTATAATGGTAAAATCCTCTTCCCGTTCGGTTTGCATAAAGCGGATATGAGGTGTCCGCCCCAGCATCACAATATCCTGTACCGAACAGTTGAAATTCAGCGTATTAAATTGTGCGACAACCGCCATTTCCTTTGCCGAATCCTTGAGGCGGACAGTACGGATGTCTTTTCCGTCAAGATACACGGCCCCTGAGTCCGGTTTGATAATCCGGTAGATATTTTTTAAAAGCGTCGTCTTACCGCACCCGTTTGGGCCAAGTATCGTATAAAATTTATGCCCGTCCGCATGGAGCGATATACCTCGTAAAATTTCTTTATGAGCGATACTGCAGTGGACATCCTTGCACATCAAATCCATATTACTGCCCTGCTCCCCGTTGATGCTTTGCAACAATAAAGATAAAAAAGGGAGCTCCAACCAATGCGGTGAATATCCCGATCGGCAATTCCGCATTTTGAATCAATATTCGCGCACATACATCCGCCCAGATAATAAAAAGCGCACCCAAGAGTGCTGCGACGGGAAAGAGTCTACGATGGTTTGCTCCCACAAGTGCACGGGCAATATGCGGGGTAATCAGCCCAACAAACCCGATGATACCACAGACAGACACCAATACACCGGTTATTACTGCAATGACTGCCATAAAAAGATACCGATAGAAGTAGAGCGAAATTCCCAACGTTATCGCGACTTCATCGCCCATCATCATTGCATTAAAAACGCGGTACTGTAAGAAGAAAAAAAATACGAAAGGCTGACTACGAGCAGCGGTAACGGGAGTGATGACCATGAAGTACCGGCAAGAGAACCCATTGTCCAAAACTTAACCGTCATAATACTGTCAGAATTTGCCCCAATTGAAATGATAAAATTGGCAAACGCCGTAAACAGGGCATTTACCACGGTACCTGATAAGATGAGACTTGTCGTGGTCATCTTTCGCTGTGATGAAGCGATGATCAGCACCAATACGGTCGCGGCAATCGCGCCGAGAAAGGCTCCAAGCCCTACGGCAGAAATAAAGCCGAGAATGATACTGACAACAGCCCCGAATGTCGCACCGGCAGAAATACCCAAAATGTACGGTTCGGAAATCGGGTTGTTGACCGTTGCCTGCATAACGCATCCGCAAACGGCAAGCCCTGTACCGGTAAAAAACCCGAGTAAAACCCGCGGTACACGCATATTCCATACAATCGCAATAGCAGCGTTTGAAAGACCGGTCAGTAAATTGGGGGCAACTGCTTTTCCCAGCATAATCCGGTACGTATTTGCCAATCCGATTTTAACAGGGCCGAGCGAAACAGCAATAAATATAGAAAAAACCGTTATCGCTATCAGGAATAAAAATAAAACAAGATATTTTACTGTTTCAACAGAGAATTTTTTTTGCAGCATCAATGTATTCCTCTTGTTTACCCCGGTTTACAAACTGGTGCTGTTATAGCATATTTTAATACATTCTGCAAGAAGTTTACCTCCCGGCATTCCATGGGACATCATTCGTCGCAAACGTGTATCCCATCCCATCTTTTATTATTGCTTATTTTTTGAGTAGCCTTTTTAAAAACTGAGTTCCATGTTCTACTTATCTCCCCCTCTTTACCGATTCTTCATTTCTATACTAATATAGAGCTTATAAAATAGAGATCTTACAAACAGAGAGGAGTAATACTATGGGATTGATAACAGCGGCGCTTAGCGCGGTAGGCGGCGGTTTAGCGGATCAGTGGCTTGAGGTTGTCGAAGCGGATGATATGGGTGAGGGCATTGTACTCGCAAAGGGTGTTCCGGTGCGCACTGATAAGCGTAACAGAAATACCAAAGGTTCAAGCGATGTAATTTCTAATGGGTCGATTATCCATGTTAATCAAAATCAGTTTATGATGCTGGTAGACGGCGGAAAAATTATCGACTACACGGCGGAACCGGGATATTTCAAGGTTGACAACAGTTCGGCTCCCTCTCTTTTCAGCGGCAGCTTCGGCGATGCTTTAAAAGAAACGTTCAGCCGTTTTAAATTCGGCGGAACAACACCGATGAAGCAGGAAGTCTTCTATATCAATTTGCAGGAAATCAAGGGGATTAAGTTCGGTACGCCCAATCCGCTCCAGTATTTTGATAATTTCTATAATGCAGAACTTTTTTTGCGGGCGTTCGGAAATTACTCCATCAAGATAACCGATCCCATCAAATTCTTTAAAGAAGCTTGTCCCCGAAATGCAACGCATGTACATATCGATGAAATCAACGAGCAGTATTTAACCGAATTTTTGGAGGCATTGCAGGCGGCTATCAGTCAAATGTCGATGGAAGGCGAGCGGATTTCGTTTATTCCGTCAAAGGGAACGATCCTCAGTAAGCACATGTCACAGATTCTCGATGATTCGTGGAAAGATCTGCGCGGTATGGAGGTGCTGGCAGTCGGTATCGCAAGCATCACGTATGACGACAGCTCCAAAGAACTCATCAATATGAGAAACAAAGGGGCAATGCTCGGCGATCCTTCTATCCGTGAAGGTTATGTGCAGGGTTCTATTGCGCGGGGTATGGAAGCAGCAGGTTCCAATCAGGCAGGCGCCGGTATGGCATTTATGGGCATGGGAATGGGCATGAACGCAGGCGGAAACTTTATGGGACAGGCAAGCCAAACCAATATGCAGCAAATGCACATGCAGCAAGCAGCTCAACAACAGGCTGGGCAGCAAACCGCCGCGGCGGGACAAGCCGCTCAAGGAAAAGCGGCAGGCGAATGGTTCTGCACCGAATGCGGACACAAGAACACCGGTAAATTCTGCGCGGAATGCGGCACGCCGAAACCCGCAGGAAATAATTGCCCTTCATGCGGCGCAGAAGTTAAACCCGGAACAAAATTCTGTTCCGAGTGCGGCGCTAAACTGTAGGAAACAACTATGAGTGTAATAAACTACAAATGCCCCGCATGCGGGGCGCCGATTGAGTTTAATCCGCGATTGGGCAAATTTAAATGCGGATACTGTTTTACCGAGCATACGGAAGAAGAGCTGACTGCCTATCTCGAAAAACTGCAAGCTAAAACTGCTGCAGCAGACGAAAGCGCCGGTGATGCTTCTGCCGGTAATAATGCCGCAACAGAGTCCGGTACGAGAAATGACAGCGGAGAAAACACCGACAAAGATACCGCTTCCGGCAACAGCAGCGAAACAGGCGGACAAACCGTTAAGGTATACCAATGCGCTAATTGCGGCGCGGAAGTTGTTGCGGGCGACACCTCAACGGCGGCCTTTTGCTACTACTGCCACAGCCCGGTCGTTATAACCGACCGGCTCAAGGGCAATTTTAAACCCGACCGCATTATCCCGTTTAAGGTTGATAAAAAGACCGCTGTGCAGAAATTTCTGGAATGGGCGGGCAAAAAGAAATTTACCCCCAAAGGCTTTACGAGCGAAATGCAGCAGGAAAAAATCACCGGCATTTACCTTCCGTATTGGCAAGCGGACATCGATGCAAAGGTTGACTACCATGCGGTCGGTGTGAACGTTACCCGCTGGTCAAGCGGAGACCGAGACTATGTAAAAACCGATAAATACAAAATCGACCGCACCGGTGATATTGCCGTAAACAACCTACAAAAGCTTGCATTTTCAAAAATCGACGAATCGTTACTCAACAGCATTACTCCCTACGATGAAGCGGAGATGAAAAATTTTTCCGCAGGGTATTTGGCAGGTTTCTTTGCCGAACAATACACCGAAGATAAAGAAGCAATAAAACCTGCGTTAATGACACAAGCAAAACAAACCACAACGGCACTTATCAAAGAGTCAACATCGTGTACTCATTTTGAATCGGAAAAAGATTCAACCGCGTATTCCGTCCGCGATCAACGGTATGTGTTACTCCCCTCGTGGATTCTTACCTACATCTATCACGGTAAGCCGTATGTATTTGCCGTAAACGGACAAACCGGTACAACCTGCGGCGAACTGCCGCTGGATAAGGCAAAAGCAGCACTGACATCGGGGCTTCTCGGCATCGTATTCGGTGCGCTCATGTTCTTAGGAGGGATGTTTATATGGTAACGATGATAACGCCGGTATGTTCAAAAAAATACGCCTATAAAAAACTGTTCGCTATAACGCTTTTTTGCTGTTTTCTCCCCCTTATACTTCTTTATGCAGAGACGAGCACTTCGGACGAGGCTGATTGGAGCGAAACCGAATGGGATGCAGACGAACTTTTTATTCCGGTAGAACAATTTGCCGGGAACCCGGTCGTCGATATGGCGGGCATTCTGACTCTCAGCGAACAACAGGAAATAGCGGCACGCTTTACGGAATTTTCCGAAAGCCTCAAAACGGATGCGTCAGTGGTACTGGTTCCCGACACCGGTGATTTGACGGCGGAAGCATACGCAGATGATTTCTTTGATTACGGCGGCTACGGCTACGGAGAAGACCGCGATGGAATCTTGCTATTAATCGTAACGGGATACGGCGACGGCAACGGAAGAAAAGCGCATATTTCAACCTCAGGTAAGCGTACTATCAATACCGTTACCGATTCCCGTATTGATGATCTGCTCGATGCACTCATCGACGGAGGAGCAGCGGATGGAAATTATGCCGCCGGTATCAATGCATATATCGATGAACTGCACACCATAATCCAATCACCGGAACAAGCGGCCGCCACAAAGCTGAAAAACAGCATCTTATTTGCCCTCGGCACCGGCGTTTTCGTGTTTTTAATCAGCTTCTTGGTTTTATTAAAACGCTATAAAATCGCCGGTGCAAAACCGTACTATAATCGAGCGAAACAAACACAGGTACACTTTGCTTCTACGGACGACCCGCTCATCAGCACCAATACAATAAGCACCGTACGGCCTAAAAACAAATCAAGCGAAAGCTCCACCCATACATCTTCGAGCGGGCGCTCACACGGCGGCGGCGGCAGATCGTTTTAAGTTTTAAGCAGGTACCTTTCGGGCATCTTAAAAAACTCAAGGTTAGTTTTTAGAGGTGAGCTTTGCTTACCGGTTTTCCTTAGATTTAATTTGTGATCGGCATTAGGAGCGCACTTTACAATGGATACACAAAACACGGAACTTTTACAAGCGGGATTGGCCGCATTACATATTGAAGACCGGCAAGACAAACTGGCAGAGATGTTAACGAGATATATTCGCGAACTTGAAACGTTTAATGCCGCATTTAATTTGATAAAGGTACAAAACACTCAAGAGCTGATTATCAAGCATATCCTCGACAGTCTTGCGCCGTGGGAAGCATTAGCGCACCGGCTCGATTCATACAAACGCGAAGACACCTGTACTATTGCGGATATCGGTTCCGGGGCGGGGCTGCCGGGAATTCCGCTTGCATGTCTGTTTTTACTTAAAGATCCCAGCATTAAATTTACGTTAATAGAGCGGATGCACAAACGATGCGCTGTTTTGGAAAACGTACAAGCCATGCTGGGATTGACCAACACCGCCGTGCTGGAATCCGAAGCGGAAAAAGCTCCTGCCGATTATTTTGATATTGCCGTATTCCGAGCGTTTCGGCCGCTTGACCGCGCAATGCTTGCTACCCTGCAAAAACGAATTCGCAGTACCGGTATCTTAGCTGCCTACAAAGGAAAGCTCACTGCAATTGAAGAAGAGATGCAGGCATTGGGCGCTCATAAACCGGACTATCAGGTGATACCGGTACAAACACCCTTTTATGACGCGGAACGGAATCTCGTTATCATCCCTAAGTGCCGCGAGGATGATTAATAGATCAGTTCTCCCGAATAATACCGATGTTCCTTATCCTCTTCCGTAATGCACAGCGCCCCATCCGGAGCGATACCGGTAAGAATGCCTTCGATAATATCGTCTTCCTGTTGCCCGCGCATAAAGCGAACCATAGAGCCTCGCTTCCAAAGCCGGCGGCTGATTTCTTCATTCCAATCGCGGCAACTAAGACATTCCTGTATTTGAGTCAGCAGCGCAGGAATAAACACTTCAAACGTGGGGCATTTATCCGCGCCGATAATCATTGCAAGCGAAGTTGCCGTGTGTTCTATACTCCGCAAAAAAGCCGTTTGAAGCAGGTTGATACCGACACCGGCAAGAACACAGCCGCCCGCGCTTTCGCACAGGATGCCGGCAGTTTTTTTACCGTTGATCAAGATATCATTCGGCCACTTAACGGCAGTCCGTACGCCGGAAGGCAAAAAAGAATCGAGTGTTAGACTAGCGGCTAAGCCTATCCGCAGCGTAAAATCGGTGGATGCGGGCTGCCTCAAAATGAGTGTACCGAGCAGGTTTTCCCCTGCAGGGGAAAACCATTGCCGGCCGGACATGCGGCCGCGACCTT
Encoded proteins:
- the ygfK gene encoding putative selenate reductase subunit YgfK — its product is MSDRMNPIPFKNLMEWIKTEYQTEGTIFGVKKLYRADSKRYLELFGQRFENPLGPAAGPHTQLAQNIVAAYAAGCRFFELKTVQKLDGEDLPVAKPCINAADECYNVEWSTELRVPQAFDEYVKAWFALKVISQEYGLGSPDGFIFNMSVGYDLEGIKTPKVDAFIEGMRNASNTPVWKECTDYLLSHTDLFPSVSEAFLSGLPTQVCTSITLSTLHGCPPAEIERIAMYLITEKHLHTYIKCNPTLLGYEFARDRMNKMGYEYIQFDDHHFKDDLQFSDAVPMLERLLQESDKRGLMFGVKITNTFPVDIARGELPGQEMYMSGRSLFPLSIAVALKLSEVFNGKLRISYSGGADYFNIADIYETGICPITIATTILKPGGYARCQQLVGELTAKPFNKDFSINVEKLRRLSNAVVENPRHRKSVKPEAFLKIPAKVPLADCFAAPCISGCPINQDIPAYIRLTGEEKYEEALRVITDKNPLPFITGTICNHRCMTGCTRNFYEDHVHIRAVKLEAARHAIETLKQNLKTQKPAQKNGAKVAVIGAGPAGLAAAYFLTRDGADVTVFEKKARAGGIVQYVIPEFRIPAASIGQDVELASSFGASFVYNSEQRSVEVLKKQGFTHVVFAIGAWKQSALTLEKGAAANVIEFLEQAKQAPETLKLGKNVVILGAGNTAMDAARVAKRTKGVEHSFIVYRRTKQFMPADAEELELALEDGVEFKELLAPVSYENGILRCEKMKLGERGADGRQKPVPSGEFVDIPADTVIASIGEKNRHRSLCGIRHCAGRKRKSAIQSRYV
- a CDS encoding Rpn family recombination-promoting nuclease/putative transposase — protein: MVKDFDRLTITDDFMFCKVMQNEGLCKELLEMILTDKIGKITALAAQYSIATYEQAKSVRFDIAVQNEKGTFYDIEMQVADTHNLAKRMRFYQAAIDISFLDKGYSYKKMSDSFIIFICLFDMIGKNKPVYTFENICIEDKSICLQDGTKKIILNANAFNETDDKDLSGFLKYVKTGIVTTDFTGRIENMIQAVKNSEQARQEYRIMSAAMMDEREKGSHQAKLETAEILKRLGDPIQKIVQVTGLTEEEVEKIHL
- the ssnA gene encoding putative aminohydrolase SsnA → MLLVGNGMLITRDPNKPFIENGCVCIEGSSIKEVGADAELRAKYPAAEYIDAKKRCIMPAFINTHHHIYSAFARGIALKNYNPQNFLDILEGMWWHLDNNLLLEDTKYSAYTTLIDCIKNGVTTVFDHHASYGETTGSLFTLADVAEELGLRVNLCYEVSDRNGEAEMKKAVAENAEFIRACQKKKNPKQAAMMGLHAAFTLSDKTLEYCASQLPAGAGYHIHVAEGMSDVFDSVQKHGKRVVQRLYDFDILGKNTFAVHCIHINPLEMDLLKETDTMVVHNPESNMGNAVGCPPVLEIFKRGILIGLGTDGYTSDMLESYKVANILHKHNTCDATAAWTEIPEMLFTNNAKIAARYFDGELGVLKAGANADVIVTDYNPLTPLHGDNANGHILFGMNGRNVVTTIAAGKVLMKDRVVTVADEEAVFAKAREVSAALWKRL
- a CDS encoding alpha/beta hydrolase-fold protein — protein: MPWKLLMPSCGSSFSTKRDITNHISLSGIDITVSEPAEYNLQYRYPAVFVNDGQIEYLESLAPSIFLFGLHARNRFDDYTPWAAESFRTDCSPFGGKGAEYHHLLFKTLLPELKTKYPLDDSRLAYGGHSLGGLAAVWSLFEYTDIPYIFSLCGSFWYPGFPEYCREHKVLHSNAAVYLLNGKREGGKHGNRLENAPKYAAEVHQALRIQIAHTTVVFDPFGHHDKMLERFRAVQQWLTECWQL
- a CDS encoding ABC transporter substrate-binding protein, whose protein sequence is MKQCISIALALFLAAAVSAETAYPVSVTTYDKDGKVITQVFKQAPKKVITNNLSMTEMLIELGLQDRIIGMLDPDNAVTGKHKKAIDSIPHIGNKKTVSREVVFSYEPDAVLGRNMMFSEKSLGTVGFWNENGIPIYAQKASVLNIKQDLQNIIEDVRNLGIIFNVQDKAEAYAKQLEQRLNAVLQHISTKGTSFKKALIMCAYNGTTFGAYKSALQESLLNVLGYTNIATGTSGLTTENLITMNPELIIYVTSDRNKKLDANAVSSLQANVVLVDVPAIAQHKIMTISYDELMDYGTAVLNALEAVDAFLRK
- a CDS encoding ABC transporter ATP-binding protein, translated to MDLMCKDVHCSIAHKEILRGISLHADGHKFYTILGPNGCGKTTLLKNIYRIIKPDSGAVYLDGKDIRTVRLKDSAKEMAVVAQFNTLNFNCSVQDIVMLGRTPHIRFMQTEREEDFTIIQDALAKVGMLTRKDQPYQSLSGGEKQRVVLARAIAQQPSLLLLDEPTNHLDIKYQLEILQIVKDLRINVLAVLHDIQLACRYSDYLYLMKDGDILYEGSPRTTITEESMLTIYGVRCNISWTEDSQAMIHYRGPL